The genomic interval GAAAGACTTTCCACTATCATGGCTCGGACGTCAAAAGACTCAACTCGGGTAATCATCATGAGCGCTGTAGCTGAACGCATCCTCCGTGTACTGGAAGAGCTCGCCAGTACGCCAGAAGGCAAAACGCTTTCAGAACTCTCCGCCAAGCTCGATTTGCCGGTGAGCGCTACGCATCGTCTTCTTGCCGATCTGGTTGAGCAAGGTTACGTGCGCAAGGACGAACGGCGCGGCGAATTTTCGCTGACCATGAAACTTCCTTCGCTGGGACTGCGATTTCTCAGCGCAGGCGGGGTCGTTGACGTCGCCCAACCCATCCTGGAACGACTTGCGGCTACCTCAGGCGAGTTGGTTCGGCTTGCGATCGTCGATGGCGAGCAGTTGATTTACGTTGCCAAGGCGCAAGGCGCGCGACAAGGTATCCGCTACGACCCGGAGATGGGTCGTGCGGTGACTCTTTCATGCAGTGCGGCAGGAATGATCTGGCTCGCTGGCAAAAGCGATGAAGACGCGATTCGGCTTGTGTCTAATCAGGGCTTTGGCATGCCGTCAGACTTTGGTCCGCTTGCGCCGACCACGTTCAAAGCTCTACTGCCAATGATCGAGCTTGCGCGCAAAAATGGCTACGCAACGACTCAAGACATGTTTCTACCGGCGATGAGTTCTATGGCTGCGCCTGTGCATCTGAGCAATGGCGAAGTGCGCGCAATTCTGATCATCGCGGGACCGATGTCACGGTTGACCGAAGAGAGAATGCAAGAGCTAGCTCCGGCGCTCATCGCGACCGCAACAGAATTGTCCG from Paraburkholderia phytofirmans PsJN carries:
- a CDS encoding IclR family transcriptional regulator, with product MSAVAERILRVLEELASTPEGKTLSELSAKLDLPVSATHRLLADLVEQGYVRKDERRGEFSLTMKLPSLGLRFLSAGGVVDVAQPILERLAATSGELVRLAIVDGEQLIYVAKAQGARQGIRYDPEMGRAVTLSCSAAGMIWLAGKSDEDAIRLVSNQGFGMPSDFGPLAPTTFKALLPMIELARKNGYATTQDMFLPAMSSMAAPVHLSNGEVRAILIIAGPMSRLTEERMQELAPALIATATELSDASGVSPMLKQALQGASRTASAEH